A genomic stretch from Deinococcus cellulosilyticus NBRC 106333 = KACC 11606 includes:
- a CDS encoding HEAT repeat domain-containing protein yields the protein MWRRFGLNGLNYFSLFIAVAVVVSLAVLVYVLVVPNFYRQPEVVYRMLVVFSLLSLLSIVSTVIYQASYFSYSESAFQHNRRERERWRSVWNEVLFNKAPLPTRTADTVAAEALLLLKEQMDPQQAEKARHTYEMSGLLQKDMRIMRSMGNLVNKVRVIERWAILCDPRTHKVLYDYCFARNDDLRRLALTSLARSMSLSGVSRKEVAQTFHNLIRDDRFSSGWIEQVLVLLGERGILLLQDLLRDPDIEMQRRALRALVFVRADECLDECMALLQSENPDIRASSLKVLATMNQVPAEAVQDVYRLLEDPVWFVRAQAALACGSLKGPQVTTRLYESLADEVWWVRHNSALALIELGPEGHRTLETALEAHPDRYARDMAYQYLQVS from the coding sequence ATGTGGAGGCGATTCGGTTTAAATGGACTGAATTATTTTTCTTTGTTTATTGCCGTTGCAGTGGTGGTGAGTCTCGCGGTGCTGGTGTACGTGCTGGTGGTGCCCAACTTCTACCGCCAGCCCGAGGTGGTGTACCGCATGCTGGTGGTCTTCAGCCTGCTCAGTCTGCTGTCCATTGTCAGCACCGTGATTTATCAGGCCAGCTATTTCTCCTACAGCGAGTCGGCCTTCCAGCACAACCGCAGGGAGCGCGAACGCTGGAGGAGTGTCTGGAACGAGGTGCTGTTCAATAAAGCCCCCCTGCCCACCAGAACTGCAGACACGGTGGCCGCAGAAGCGCTTTTGCTGCTCAAAGAGCAAATGGACCCCCAGCAGGCCGAAAAAGCCCGCCACACTTATGAAATGAGTGGCCTGCTGCAAAAGGACATGCGCATCATGCGCAGCATGGGAAATCTGGTGAACAAGGTGCGGGTGATTGAACGCTGGGCCATCCTGTGCGATCCCCGGACCCACAAGGTGCTTTATGATTACTGCTTTGCCCGCAACGACGATCTGCGCAGACTGGCCCTGACCTCCCTGGCACGCTCCATGAGCCTGTCCGGGGTCTCCCGCAAGGAAGTGGCGCAGACCTTCCACAACCTGATCCGCGATGACCGCTTCAGCTCAGGATGGATTGAACAGGTGCTGGTGCTCCTCGGAGAAAGAGGCATTCTGCTGTTGCAGGACCTTTTGCGTGACCCTGACATTGAAATGCAGCGCCGGGCTTTGCGTGCCCTGGTTTTCGTGCGGGCAGATGAATGCCTCGATGAATGCATGGCCCTGTTGCAGTCCGAAAATCCGGACATCCGTGCCTCCAGCCTCAAAGTTCTGGCCACCATGAACCAGGTGCCTGCAGAGGCCGTTCAGGACGTGTACCGCCTGCTGGAAGACCCGGTGTGGTTTGTGCGTGCCCAGGCTGCCCTGGCCTGCGGAAGCCTCAAAGGACCCCAGGTCACCACCCGACTGTATGAAAGCCTCGCAGATGAAGTCTGGTGGGTGCGCCACAACAGCGCACTGGCCCTGATTGAACTTGGCCCTGAAGGCCACCGGACCCTGGAAACGGCTCTGGAAGCCCACCCCGACCGGTACGCCCGTGACATGGCCTACCAGTACCTGCAGGTCTCCTGA
- a CDS encoding glycosyltransferase family 2 protein, with product MENSFQATLLHIIEVLIITYFAILNSVYAVSVLVASRVMVATALRGERVLMKSYLEKGYYRPISLLVPAFNEEETITASVHSFLNLHYPEFEVIVINDGSQDNTLQKLMDEFMLENTSEFPSRVLESKPIRGLYRSIKYPNLLVIDKENGGKADALNAGIIHSTKPLFCSVDADSILEARALIRVSRQFLEDDRLVAVGGTVRVLNGAVIREDAIKEVHSPKSWLERIQVVEYTRAFLAGRSTFSALQVLLIISGAFGLFSRNAVIEVGGYRTDTVGEDMELVVRMHRYMRDRKRKYQIRYTMDPICWTQVPSDMGMLRKQRNRWQRGLLETLWTHRGMFLNPRYGRIGLFSMPYYLLFEALAPLLEVFGYVFTLYLLLTRQLNVDFAIMFLVMALLYGTLVSMASIGIEGFMIKRYTRFFDRVKIMLATVFEQLGYRQVLAFERLFAFVMLYSKKGQWDIQRRARIQR from the coding sequence ATGGAAAACAGTTTTCAGGCCACCCTCCTCCACATCATCGAAGTCCTGATCATCACTTATTTCGCCATCCTCAACAGTGTGTATGCCGTCAGTGTGCTGGTGGCCTCTCGCGTGATGGTCGCCACAGCCCTGCGCGGTGAGCGGGTGCTGATGAAGTCCTACCTGGAAAAAGGCTACTACCGCCCGATCAGTCTGCTGGTGCCTGCCTTCAACGAGGAAGAGACCATCACTGCATCTGTGCATTCATTTCTGAACCTGCACTACCCTGAATTCGAGGTCATTGTCATCAATGACGGCTCACAGGACAACACCCTGCAGAAACTGATGGATGAATTCATGCTGGAAAACACCAGTGAATTCCCCTCACGGGTGCTGGAAAGCAAACCCATCCGGGGCCTGTACCGCAGCATCAAATACCCAAACCTGCTGGTGATCGACAAGGAAAACGGAGGGAAAGCCGACGCACTGAACGCCGGAATCATTCATTCCACCAAGCCCCTGTTCTGCTCGGTGGACGCGGACAGCATCCTGGAAGCCCGTGCCCTCATCCGGGTCAGCAGGCAGTTTCTGGAAGATGACCGTCTGGTGGCGGTGGGTGGAACGGTGCGGGTTCTCAATGGTGCCGTCATCCGTGAAGATGCCATCAAGGAAGTGCATTCACCAAAAAGCTGGCTGGAGCGCATTCAGGTGGTGGAATACACCCGGGCCTTTCTGGCTGGACGCTCCACCTTCAGTGCTTTGCAGGTTCTGCTGATCATTTCTGGGGCTTTCGGGCTGTTTTCTCGCAACGCAGTGATTGAAGTGGGGGGATACCGCACCGACACCGTGGGAGAGGACATGGAACTGGTGGTCCGCATGCACCGTTACATGCGGGACAGGAAGCGCAAATACCAGATCCGCTACACCATGGACCCCATCTGCTGGACCCAGGTTCCCAGTGACATGGGCATGCTCAGAAAACAGCGCAACCGCTGGCAGAGGGGCCTCCTGGAAACCCTGTGGACCCACCGGGGCATGTTTCTGAACCCCAGATATGGCCGGATTGGTCTTTTCAGCATGCCTTACTACCTGCTTTTCGAGGCCCTTGCTCCATTGCTGGAGGTGTTCGGGTATGTCTTCACCCTTTATTTGCTGCTGACCCGCCAGCTCAATGTGGATTTCGCCATCATGTTCCTGGTGATGGCCCTGCTGTATGGGACCCTGGTCAGCATGGCTTCCATTGGCATCGAGGGTTTCATGATCAAGCGCTACACCCGCTTCTTTGATCGGGTGAAGATCATGCTGGCCACAGTGTTCGAACAGCTGGGTTACCGTCAGGTGCTTGCTTTTGAGCGTCTCTTTGCCTTTGTGATGCTTTACAGCAAGAAAGGCCAGTGGGACATCCAGCGCAGGGCCCGCATCCAGCGCTAG
- a CDS encoding HD domain-containing phosphohydrolase, whose product MHTPDWLKLTSAALESSFDAILILEIQVPEATILYANRRAEELTGYTQQELLGLSPRMLESHHIGEQDLIQLAAAIRELKPYHGTARFMRKDGSIYWAELNLVPIDIEPQGRYWVSAHRDVTREMEATEALRKSEFLHRVIIENSPSLYRMYNREGRCVYASASSVRILGYTPEALLGLSRELLHSDDADVFPVQGFRDLWAGLKDFHQFEYRLQHKNGQMIWVSSTMRMIGSPDHPEDQLLLVVTEDISARKRAEQEAQEQTVRYTSLLDLKYRILQASQPSEVTGQAIELALPLTEYEFGMFISFQGDQLRLEGFHGADREHLEPLLQQLVARNTRATILQLLQGTEPVFISADQTRVGRLEIPIRKTFRTFAVLPIHAEGEIFGAISFAHREAVQVSESTKRLLSAIEERVSLAYSKLIGFQRLEESREETMRTLGLALEYRDYETKGHTDRVIDLCDRLGQGLGLDEDTLKELRWGAYLHDIGKISTPDAVLLKPGKLNPEEWDVIKQHPVVGYELTRAIPSLPERTLDIVLYHQERWNGSGYPEGRRGEEIPFLARVFAVVDVYDALTSERPYKRAFSHEEAVAQLLKESGTLLDPEIVRVFLGVMGAGPGFDP is encoded by the coding sequence ATGCACACCCCTGACTGGCTCAAACTGACCTCCGCAGCTCTGGAGTCGTCGTTTGATGCCATCCTCATCCTGGAGATTCAGGTCCCCGAGGCCACCATCCTGTATGCCAACCGCCGGGCTGAGGAACTGACCGGGTACACCCAGCAGGAGTTGCTTGGCCTCAGCCCACGGATGCTGGAAAGCCACCACATCGGGGAGCAGGACCTGATCCAGCTGGCTGCAGCCATCCGGGAACTGAAGCCTTACCACGGAACCGCCAGATTCATGCGCAAAGATGGCAGCATCTACTGGGCAGAGCTGAACCTGGTTCCCATAGACATTGAACCGCAAGGCAGATACTGGGTGTCTGCACATCGGGATGTCACCCGTGAAATGGAGGCCACCGAGGCCCTCAGGAAAAGTGAATTTCTGCATCGGGTGATCATCGAGAACAGCCCCAGTCTGTACCGCATGTACAACCGGGAAGGGAGATGTGTTTATGCCTCTGCTTCAAGCGTACGGATTCTGGGGTACACCCCGGAGGCGTTGCTGGGACTGTCGAGAGAACTCCTGCACTCCGATGATGCAGATGTCTTTCCAGTTCAGGGGTTCAGGGACCTCTGGGCAGGGTTGAAAGACTTTCATCAGTTTGAATACCGCTTGCAGCACAAAAACGGGCAGATGATCTGGGTTTCGAGCACCATGAGGATGATTGGCAGCCCGGACCACCCGGAAGACCAGCTGCTGCTGGTGGTCACCGAGGACATTTCCGCCCGCAAACGGGCAGAGCAGGAGGCGCAGGAGCAGACCGTTCGCTACACCTCCCTGCTGGACCTCAAATACCGCATTCTGCAGGCCAGTCAGCCTTCAGAGGTCACCGGGCAGGCCATTGAACTGGCCCTTCCCCTCACCGAGTACGAGTTTGGCATGTTCATCAGTTTTCAGGGGGATCAGCTCAGGCTGGAGGGTTTTCATGGCGCAGACCGGGAGCACCTTGAACCCCTGCTTCAACAACTGGTGGCCCGCAACACCAGAGCCACCATCCTGCAGCTGCTGCAGGGGACCGAACCTGTTTTCATTTCTGCGGACCAGACCCGCGTGGGTCGCCTGGAAATCCCCATCCGCAAAACCTTTCGGACTTTTGCTGTGCTTCCCATTCATGCCGAAGGGGAAATTTTTGGGGCCATCAGTTTTGCACACCGGGAGGCGGTGCAGGTCTCAGAGAGCACAAAGCGCCTGCTCAGTGCCATTGAGGAACGGGTCAGTCTGGCCTACAGCAAACTGATTGGTTTTCAGCGTCTGGAAGAGTCCCGCGAGGAAACCATGAGAACACTGGGCCTGGCCCTTGAATACCGGGACTATGAAACCAAGGGGCACACAGACCGCGTCATTGACCTCTGTGACCGGCTGGGACAAGGGCTGGGCCTCGATGAGGACACCCTCAAGGAACTGCGCTGGGGGGCCTACCTTCATGACATTGGCAAGATCTCCACGCCAGATGCCGTGCTGCTGAAGCCTGGCAAACTCAATCCAGAGGAATGGGATGTGATCAAGCAGCACCCTGTGGTGGGGTATGAGCTCACCCGTGCGATTCCCTCCCTGCCCGAACGCACCCTGGACATCGTGCTGTACCACCAGGAACGCTGGAATGGCAGTGGTTACCCGGAAGGCCGCAGAGGGGAGGAGATCCCTTTTCTGGCAAGGGTTTTTGCAGTGGTGGACGTGTACGATGCCCTGACCAGTGAACGCCCCTACAAACGGGCTTTCAGCCATGAGGAAGCGGTGGCGCAACTTCTGAAGGAATCTGGAACGTTGCTTGATCCTGAAATTGTGAGGGTGTTCCTGGGGGTGATGGGAGCAGGACCCGGGTTTGATCCCTGA
- a CDS encoding LLM class flavin-dependent oxidoreductase, whose amino-acid sequence MSHSSNPRQIKLGAFLMTDGHHIAAWRHPQANPYAHVSFEHFKELAQKAEAAKFDTIFFADSAAAWVDGEGVFAHTSRGAHFEPLTLLSALATVTTHIGLIATQTTTYNEPYHLARKFASLDQISGGRAGWNLVTSANGREAFNFNRDAHVVFEERYDRAHEFAEVVTGLWDSWEDDAFIRDKESGLFSDPEKSHVLSHVGKHFKVRGPLNVARSPQGRPVIVQAGSSEEGKELAAATAEVVFTAQQTLQDAQHFYNDLKGRLAKYGRSEDDLKIMPGVLPYVGRTQQEARDKFDLIQSLVLPKVGLSQLSNLLGADLSGYDIDGPVPDLPLTNNNRSRQALLVEQARREGLTIRDLYLSVTGGRGHWQLIGTPEQIADELEERFLNRGADGFNVMGPVLPAGLDDFIELVIPELRRRGMFRHEYEGRTLRENLGLKRPENSFKVKARQLREAELVR is encoded by the coding sequence ATGTCACATTCTTCCAACCCCCGCCAGATCAAACTGGGTGCTTTCCTGATGACCGATGGACACCACATTGCCGCCTGGAGGCATCCTCAGGCCAATCCGTATGCCCACGTCAGTTTTGAGCACTTCAAAGAACTCGCCCAGAAAGCAGAAGCGGCAAAATTCGACACCATCTTCTTTGCAGATTCTGCTGCTGCCTGGGTGGATGGGGAGGGGGTCTTTGCCCACACCTCCAGAGGGGCACACTTTGAGCCCCTTACCTTGCTTTCGGCTCTGGCCACCGTGACCACCCACATTGGACTGATTGCCACCCAGACCACCACCTACAACGAGCCCTACCACCTTGCCCGGAAATTTGCCTCTCTGGACCAGATCAGCGGAGGACGGGCAGGCTGGAACCTGGTCACCTCTGCCAATGGCCGGGAAGCCTTCAACTTCAACCGCGATGCCCACGTGGTTTTCGAGGAACGCTATGACCGCGCACACGAATTCGCTGAAGTGGTGACGGGCCTGTGGGACAGCTGGGAAGATGATGCCTTCATCCGGGACAAGGAGAGCGGGCTGTTCTCTGACCCTGAAAAATCCCATGTGCTCAGCCATGTTGGGAAGCACTTCAAAGTCAGGGGACCCCTCAATGTGGCCCGTTCCCCCCAGGGACGCCCCGTGATTGTGCAGGCCGGATCTTCTGAAGAAGGCAAGGAACTTGCTGCTGCAACCGCAGAGGTGGTGTTTACCGCCCAGCAGACCCTGCAGGATGCCCAGCATTTCTACAACGACCTGAAAGGCCGTCTGGCAAAATATGGACGCAGCGAAGATGACCTGAAAATCATGCCCGGAGTGCTCCCCTACGTGGGACGCACCCAGCAGGAGGCCAGAGACAAGTTTGACCTGATTCAGTCGCTGGTGCTCCCGAAAGTCGGCCTTTCCCAGCTTTCCAACCTGCTGGGTGCAGACCTGAGCGGTTACGACATTGATGGCCCCGTGCCAGACCTGCCCCTGACCAACAACAACCGCAGCCGTCAGGCTTTGCTGGTCGAGCAGGCCAGAAGGGAGGGCCTCACCATCCGTGACCTGTACCTGTCGGTCACCGGAGGACGGGGGCACTGGCAACTGATCGGCACCCCTGAACAGATCGCAGATGAACTGGAAGAGCGTTTCCTCAACCGTGGCGCAGACGGTTTCAACGTGATGGGTCCAGTGCTCCCTGCAGGCCTCGACGATTTCATTGAACTGGTGATCCCGGAGCTTCGCCGCAGAGGAATGTTCCGCCATGAATACGAGGGCAGAACCCTCAGAGAGAACCTGGGCCTGAAACGTCCCGAGAACAGCTTTAAAGTGAAAGCCAGGCAGCTCAGGGAAGCTGAACTGGTCAGGTAG
- the zwf gene encoding glucose-6-phosphate dehydrogenase, with amino-acid sequence MMQVEPLTLVILGATGDLTRRLLFPAVYRLFARGRLPELKVVGYATEEMSSKAFQQHLEKSLKEFVPKFSQEVWDRLKAQVEYVSGDLTPEKIRALEPQVEGNALFYLALPPQLFDDAAVGLGSVGLHREKGGWRRLIIEKPFGWDLESARGLRERLHQHWEEHQLFRIDHFLGKETVQNLMVFRFANRFMEPIWNAANIAQVQITAAETLGLEGRYKYYDQAGAMRDMLQNHLMQIFALTAIEPVSKWDANNLRQHKVEVLQSVRPIPQERVKEFAVRGRYGPGVMDGKNVPGYLEEEGVPHDSRTETFAAIKLYIDNWRWEGVPFYLRSGKRMKQSYTEVAVQFKEVPTQLFSGVEDLSNWLIFRMKPEEKIDLVAYAKTPGLNLETRTVVLCTEISRKEEMDFTAYEQLIMDAAEGDQTHFLRFDEVEEAWRILDPILKAWQHGQPEEYASGSLGPNGQGRLMDPGHYWRSPEDD; translated from the coding sequence ATGATGCAAGTTGAACCTTTGACGCTGGTGATTCTGGGGGCCACCGGAGACCTGACCCGCAGATTGCTGTTTCCTGCAGTTTATCGACTGTTTGCCAGAGGGCGCCTGCCGGAACTGAAGGTGGTGGGTTACGCCACAGAGGAGATGTCCAGCAAAGCATTCCAGCAGCACCTGGAAAAAAGCCTGAAAGAATTCGTTCCAAAATTCTCGCAGGAGGTCTGGGACAGACTGAAAGCACAGGTGGAGTATGTTTCAGGAGACCTGACCCCTGAAAAGATCAGGGCACTTGAGCCTCAGGTGGAGGGGAATGCGCTGTTCTATCTGGCCTTGCCGCCGCAACTGTTCGATGATGCCGCTGTTGGACTGGGATCGGTGGGCCTCCACCGAGAAAAAGGGGGATGGCGCAGGCTGATCATCGAAAAACCCTTTGGCTGGGACCTGGAATCTGCAAGAGGGCTGCGAGAAAGACTGCACCAGCACTGGGAGGAACACCAGCTTTTCCGCATTGACCACTTCCTGGGGAAGGAGACCGTGCAGAACCTGATGGTGTTCAGGTTTGCCAACCGTTTCATGGAGCCCATCTGGAACGCTGCCAACATTGCCCAGGTGCAGATCACAGCTGCTGAAACCCTCGGGCTGGAAGGCAGGTACAAGTACTACGATCAGGCCGGAGCAATGCGGGACATGCTGCAAAACCACCTGATGCAGATTTTTGCCCTGACCGCCATTGAACCGGTCAGCAAGTGGGATGCCAACAACCTGCGCCAGCACAAAGTGGAGGTGTTGCAAAGTGTCCGGCCCATTCCGCAGGAGAGGGTCAAGGAGTTTGCGGTGCGTGGACGCTACGGCCCTGGAGTCATGGATGGCAAGAATGTTCCAGGCTATCTGGAAGAAGAAGGTGTTCCTCACGACTCCCGCACCGAGACCTTCGCTGCCATCAAACTGTACATCGACAACTGGCGCTGGGAGGGAGTTCCCTTCTACCTGCGCAGCGGCAAGCGCATGAAACAGAGCTACACCGAGGTGGCGGTGCAGTTCAAAGAGGTCCCGACCCAGCTTTTCTCAGGCGTGGAGGACCTCAGCAACTGGCTGATCTTCCGCATGAAACCCGAAGAGAAAATTGATCTGGTCGCCTATGCCAAGACTCCGGGACTCAATCTGGAGACCCGCACGGTGGTCCTGTGCACCGAAATTTCCAGAAAAGAGGAAATGGATTTCACCGCCTACGAGCAACTGATCATGGACGCAGCAGAAGGGGACCAGACCCACTTCCTGCGCTTTGATGAAGTGGAAGAGGCCTGGCGCATCCTGGACCCCATCCTCAAAGCGTGGCAGCACGGACAGCCTGAAGAGTACGCCTCGGGTTCACTGGGGCCAAACGGTCAGGGTCGCCTGATGGACCCGGGTCACTACTGGCGCAGCCCTGAAGACGATTGA
- a CDS encoding ABC transporter ATP-binding protein — protein sequence MFRSPPLSPGSRQPLNRNSFRQLSRLLAYARPYMGGLVVAGIASLISTAFNLLFPQLVGRLIDVSFLEANLDQLNRILPILLGVFAGQAIFSGIQNYLIARTGESVVAELRKSLFRHLLGLSSSFFENNRTGDITSRLTSDISTVQSVVSTTLVQVFTLPIVLLGTLAILFFTNWKLTLLILSVVPPVALIARFLGRQIRQMSKAFQDQVAHANAHAEETISGVRVVQSFTAENVETTRYGELIQASLKVALQRARMSAFLGPMIFFSIFAALALVLWYGGRLVALKEISPGELLTFVLYTFNIAGTVGTLTSIFAQVQSALGASSRIFELLDTHTDLKESERPVSLSRAEGRVKFEQVQFGYGDRGHVLENINLQADPGEVVAIVGPSGSGKSTLVSLIPRFYDVTAGRITLDGVDLRDLSLEELRAHIAIVPQETLLFSGTIADNILYGRPGATEKEVREAAQAANAHEFIGRFPEGFQTVVGERGVKLSGGQRQRIAIARALLKNPRLLILDEATSSLDSESESLVQEALNTLMQGRTTFVIAHRLSTIRSADRIVVLDQGRIVEEGRHEALLAKGGLYRDLYELQFRNNGQE from the coding sequence ATGTTCCGTTCTCCCCCGCTGTCTCCTGGTTCCCGGCAACCCCTGAACCGCAACAGCTTCAGACAGCTGTCGCGCCTGCTGGCCTACGCCCGGCCTTACATGGGAGGGCTGGTGGTGGCGGGCATCGCCAGCCTGATTTCCACAGCATTCAACCTGCTCTTTCCACAACTGGTGGGGCGTCTCATCGATGTGTCTTTTCTTGAGGCCAACCTGGATCAGCTGAACCGCATTCTGCCCATCCTGCTGGGGGTATTTGCCGGGCAGGCCATCTTCAGTGGCATCCAGAACTACCTGATTGCCCGCACTGGAGAAAGCGTGGTGGCAGAGTTGCGCAAGTCCCTGTTCCGGCACCTGCTGGGGCTCTCTTCCAGCTTCTTTGAGAACAACCGCACAGGCGACATCACCAGTCGCCTGACTTCAGACATCTCCACAGTGCAGTCGGTGGTATCCACCACCCTGGTTCAGGTGTTCACCCTGCCCATTGTGCTGCTCGGAACGCTGGCCATCCTGTTTTTCACCAACTGGAAGCTCACCCTCCTGATCCTCTCTGTTGTGCCTCCAGTGGCCCTGATTGCCCGTTTTCTGGGGAGGCAGATCCGCCAGATGTCCAAGGCCTTCCAGGACCAGGTGGCCCACGCCAACGCCCACGCCGAGGAGACCATCAGTGGGGTGCGGGTGGTGCAGTCTTTCACCGCAGAAAACGTGGAGACCACCCGTTATGGAGAGTTGATCCAGGCTTCCCTGAAAGTGGCCCTGCAGCGGGCCAGGATGAGCGCCTTTCTGGGCCCCATGATCTTCTTTTCAATTTTTGCGGCCCTGGCCCTGGTGTTGTGGTATGGGGGGCGTCTGGTGGCCCTCAAAGAAATCAGCCCCGGAGAACTGCTGACCTTCGTGCTCTACACCTTCAACATTGCGGGCACAGTGGGCACACTCACCAGCATTTTTGCCCAGGTCCAGAGTGCCCTTGGAGCCTCCAGCCGCATTTTTGAGCTGCTGGACACCCACACGGACCTCAAAGAGTCTGAACGTCCTGTGTCCCTGTCCAGGGCCGAGGGCCGGGTGAAATTCGAGCAGGTGCAGTTTGGTTACGGTGACCGTGGGCATGTTCTGGAGAACATCAACCTGCAGGCAGACCCGGGAGAGGTGGTCGCCATTGTGGGCCCGAGTGGGTCTGGCAAGAGCACCCTGGTTTCCCTGATCCCCAGGTTCTATGACGTCACTGCAGGCCGCATCACACTGGACGGGGTGGACCTGCGCGACCTGTCCCTGGAAGAACTGCGGGCACACATTGCGATCGTTCCCCAGGAAACCCTGCTCTTCTCAGGAACCATTGCCGACAACATCCTGTATGGAAGACCCGGTGCCACTGAAAAAGAAGTGCGGGAGGCCGCCCAGGCAGCGAATGCCCATGAATTCATTGGGCGTTTTCCTGAAGGATTCCAGACCGTGGTGGGTGAACGTGGGGTCAAGCTCTCTGGAGGCCAGAGGCAGCGCATTGCCATTGCCAGAGCCCTTCTGAAGAATCCCAGGCTGCTGATTCTGGATGAAGCCACCAGTTCTCTGGATTCCGAATCGGAATCGCTGGTGCAAGAAGCCCTCAACACGCTGATGCAGGGCCGCACCACCTTTGTGATTGCCCACAGGCTCTCCACCATCCGCAGTGCAGACCGCATTGTGGTGCTCGATCAGGGCCGGATTGTGGAAGAAGGCAGACACGAAGCACTGCTGGCAAAAGGAGGACTGTACCGCGACCTGTACGAGTTGCAGTTCAGGAACAACGGGCAGGAATGA